The region CAGTCAAAAAGCAGTAGATATGATTTATGTTCAGGAAATGAAAATGATTCATAATTGTGACAAATATGCTAATTGGCTTCCTTTTGtatcaaaatatgtttttaaagtGCGACGGTGTTTTTGATGCTTTGGATTTTTATGCAggaattttaaaaatgaagtACTGTATACAATAGAAtgtgcttatttttattttgtgattaaaatagatttatgaattgttttgcttttgcaaaTCTTTTGTTTGCAATGCTGCTCTCAATTTTGTTATAAGTGAGTGTGATGTTGACATCACTTGCCAACTGGATACTAATTTGAAgatgtttgtattgttttaaataaTACAAGGCCTCAAATATGAACAGATGCACTTTTATGAcgttgaaaaatatatattcaataTGGTGGCACATGCGATGTTTATTGTTATTGAGGGTCATATactaaaaatatgaaaaagacATTTCATGAGCATTTGGGGCCCTTGAACCACTTTTTTGGTTATTACCTTGTTACATTTTGCCAAATTAGTGCAAAAATTATGGTGCCTTTTTCCATATATTTTATGGGCATTTTTTTGGGGAAACATTTTCTAtgggttttattttaaaaatttcTCTTGGGGTTTGCAGAATGTGCCTTTTCAGAAAACACGACGCAAGCTCTTTGAGAACACTTTTGTTTGTAATTTGGGTCTTTTAACCACCTGAAACATAATTTTAAAAACTTCCTTTtgaattttgctctttttttttttttttagtacaaaATTTGTGTAAAAATTCTTCGGCAAACGCACATTTTACGATCATATCGTTGCACAGAAATAATTTTAAAAGTAATTTACCTGTTAGTCTGTCCTTGGCAAACCTCCTACTGTTTTCCATCCAGGGGAAGGTAAAATTGGTATTACCCATGGGCCCCATGCCGAGGCCAGGCGGTGTCTGGTGGGCTCCGCCGGCAGCCGAGTTGGGCGGCgggggcggtggcggcggcatgGGCCTGTGCGCCGGCACCCGGATCACCCCGCCGGCCCCCGCCCCTGCCGCCCCCGCCGCCGAGTTGACGTTGACGTTCATGTTCATACTGACGTTCATGTTCATGTTGACATTGTAGGAGCCGGCCAGGCCCATGGAGCACGCCGGGTTGTAAACACCACCATAGCCGTTGCCGTAGACGGCGTTGGAAGCGGCGGCCAGCGCGGCGTACTCGGGCTCTCCGGTTCGGTTGGGCAGCATGCATCCGCCCTGGGACTGATCCGAGCTGTTGAGGATCTGGTCGATGCCGAAACTGATGGGttcgtgctgctgctgctgctgttgctgctggtgAGTTTGGTTCACCTCCTCAATGCCAGTGTGCTCCATTGTTTTAGTCTTATCTTAATACCAAGCACAAAAGTGTTCTTTTTCTTCTATATTCGTTGCAGTCTGCTTGCTTTTAAGCATCCATGATGGCCCACAATGACGATAATAACAATAGATCCAGTGCGTAAAACGACCCAAATGGTGCCATCGTTTGCGTCCAAAAGGGGCTAAGAGACAGCGTATTCCATTTTACGCGTACCCGGCACGAGGGTGACAAATCACTTACTGACACAAATCCGCGCGTTGGGCCCCCGGAGAGCCTGCGAGGGCCCACGGGTGGGGATGCAGCTGGTGGGGATCCATGCGCGTCAAAACCGAGCAAAACCCCGACCGGGTTAGGGGAACCTTTGACTTTGCAGGCTCGCGGAGCGAGAGGGGCGACTTGTGTTGCGTTCAAGTGCAGGTGAGATGAGCCTATGCGTAAAAGCTGCCATTCGGCTgagccctcttcctcctcctcctccccctcctccccctcctctccttctttcctccgcctcctcttcctcctcttcttcatccatAATGGACGTGCTCGGTGCTCTTAAAGAGGCAGCAATTTTTCCGGCGTTCCAAAGCGAACTGGAGCGATTGCGTCTTTAAATGATGCCCGAAGACACAAAGCTCCAATTTGTCCTTTTAGGAATTTTATTGGGAATCCGCGAGGGTtacgtaaaaaaaacaaagaaaataggGAAAGGAAAAATCAATCGTATAATCGGATGAAGTgcgtttttcatttttctctcgAGTATTTTCAGTCAAAGGTGCTACTTTTGGCTTACAGGCATTCAAGTTTGAACCTCACAAATAAgaacataaataataaatggaAAATAGTGGCATCATAAATTAAAGTACGACTTTTTGCAAAAGTGAATCATGCAAGTCACTCTCGTTCTAAACCAAAGCCCCaaaatttgttttcattcatttgtgacGTCATTCACTTACCATTGAAAATTAAGTATCTGTCTGCCAAAATCATAAATTTAAGTAGATATTTAATCAGTAAAGAACtgtagaaaaaatattttaagcagCGATTATGCTGTAAGTAATGTCATATTATTGAGATACGTACATATTTAATACATATTACCAACAACTTTTAAAAATGGATTCAAAGACCCAGCCAAATTCTAATATGGAGAAAGGTCATGACGTCTTATGCTTGGAAGTTGACCATGCTCGATTAATATAAAATTATGAAATTAAAATTGATGCTGTGTAGTTTACTCAGAATTGTGTATTTTAGTTACTTCTAAAAACCATTTTCCAAAAATCATTTAagcatcaaataaaaacaaaccacaGCAAAGTGCTAAAGTGAATTCTAACGTCGAGACGACGAGAAGTGGCAGTTAGATGGCTGACAGATGAGCTTATGTCAAATAGCAAtccagcaatattaaaattgagtttgatattttatttgtaCCATTTCATGATCATAACTGTTATAGGCAAAATTATATTTGACTTGTTTTAAAGCTATACAGAGAGTGGCCTCGCTAGCCTGATGGCTTCCTGCAGTAAAAACCATTCACTTTATATTTCTTGTTGAAACGTTGAAtttcaaatatatttcaaaCCGTCCAAGAAAATGATTAAACGCCAAAACAGAAGTTGTTACAAATGTATTCCTTTATTCAATTAGTTTCAACTTCCCTATGACGTCATCTATGCAGGGAAATTGTCAACCCTGTCAGTCAATGAAATGAATTCCAGTGtttacatggatggatggatggatggatagatggatagatggatagatggatagatggatagatggatagatggatagatggatagatagatagatagatagatagatagatagatagatagatagatagatagatagatagatagatagatagatagatagatagatagatagatagatagatagatagatagatagatagatagatagatagatagatagatagatagatagatagatagatagatagatagacgtGCACCTCAGCTCCTTCTGCAGGCCTCAATTCAATAAACATGAAAAATGAATGATAATAAAAGCACGACATGCTCTATGAGGAAGGAGAAGGAGCAGCGGGTGGGTAGGGtgcggggaaaaaaacaaatttaatatATCAGCGTTTTATTACGCACTTATTTCACTTTGGGCGCGAATGGAGATATGTCTCTGCTGCAAGAGGTGGCTGCAGGGGAAGCATAAAAATCAATTGTGTGCATGCTGGGCGGACCATATCCATAACGCTGGTGGCTGAGATGCTTACTGTTATGAtcatgatgacgatgatgaagatgatgacgaGGGGTAAGGAGGAGGATGGGCTGTTAACATGCTGCAAATGAGTTCAATGCAAACGTATTTCAACGTAAACACAATTTGACCGGCATGACAAACAAGGCACATGTGGAATATATTGAAGCTTTTCCAGCAGTTTCCACACGAGCTTTACATCCATCAAATGATGTAGTAGCgcttagactttttttttcccccccgagcAGAGACAACGCTATCAAGGAAGCTCAGCGCAAAAGCAGTTTTAGGAATGCTTACTTTTAATTGACATCGTCAGATATGTAACAGTAGATGTAATGTAGCCTGTATTTATAATTAAGCCTTGTGCTGATGTGTGCACTGCAGGGACTCTTCACTCTCAACCTGTAACAGCCCACATGGCGAGTTTCCTAATTAAAATAGCACATCAGTTATACTGATCGTATTTAAAGTCACACGAGTTGTAATTCaaatagatcttttttttttttttttctggtgattttttttttagcattgagGCATATATTTTCCAGTTAAGGTCATTCTAATGCTTTACAAAGgttacaaataaaatgtgttcCTTTTTTTGTCAGATTATCTACACTTGAAAATCAGCTTTTTAATACCTTCACTGATATTATAGTTGCAGGTTGATGCATTATACTATTAatgcaataaaagaaaaacttcAATTAAGATTTAAGCACAtatgcgcatgcacacacacgcacacacacacacgcgcacacacacacgccagcacttttcctgaatgtgAGTGATGAATATCGCCTGCAGGCAATGCAGTTTGTGTGCTTAATAATGTCCATCACCAAAAGAGCCACCACGCAGGCCTTAAAAGAATTTGTCACAGTAACACAAGAGTGCAAGTGGGAAAATCCACACGAGTTTGGATCATGCAAAATGAGCTGTCACATTAAACTGGTATGCGCGTGTCAAATCGATTTGGAAAATGATTAAAATCATttgattaccccccccccccaaaagaaatacaaatatcGAAATCaatgatcaaatatttttttcatgagaAATCCATCATAATTTAGTATTATTCTTTTCTCACTTCCTACCTTTCGTTCGacatacacaaacacgcacgcacacacacagacacacacacacacacacttcccaccctcatgcagcacatttttttttagtctggaGAAAGACGTCCACTTGTGAACCTAAGAtatgtgcacgtgcgtgtgcgtgagtgtgtgtttgtcatttagctgtCTGTCACATAAGACAATAGGAGAGGTGCAAAGGTGCATTTAAGGGGACAGCTTCAAAATGATCAAAGTGCTCACTTCAAGTGCTATATGCGTTTTGCTTTTAGTCAAGTATGcgtatatacgtacatatacacacatatctatgtatgtatgtatgtatgtatgtatatacacaCGCGTACTATATATACTCTATTACTATAACCTCTATTACACTCACTGACCTCGTTTCTGTTAGTTCACATGTATGAATGCAGGTTGTATGTGGAGAGTTGTATTACATTAGGGTGCATTTGCGGGGTCCTCAACGCCCCCCGGGGAGAAATCTGGCGCCTCCTGTTTGGAGCAGACGCGAAGCTGCGTGGCCAGAGTGgaagaggaaggagggaggggatgggggggggggggtactcaaAGTGAAATGCAGGCTGGGGACGATTGATGGATGTCATATTGCTGCTTGCACTGACAAACTCAAAGCAACGAGGTCATTTGGTTCAGCAGTATCATCATCGTcaacattgttattattattatgtttattATGATGGGATCATTTTATTATGCTGACAAGCTCAAGGCTACATGCTCATGTTTTAGTATTCTTAGTATTGTTATTGGCAAACAGGTCGTTGATTGATATTGTTGGCTATCAAgtcatttgttgttttatcattgCAATCAAGAGCTGAAGAGAAGATGCAAATCTTATTAGTTAAATTTGGGGGGTAAAGCTCAGGCCAAACTGGTTATTGCTATTTGGTAATGATTTACATTAGTTATAGCAAATATTACACTGACAAACAAGCATGGTAAGaaaaacatcatcatcatcatcattttaatGAGCAAataaatttcacaaaattcaaaacacacaatTGAAAACtgatatattaataataatgctCAAAAAACTTGGCTGAAATGTAATGCCTGTAAACACCCACCTCCTTTCCAATAGTATATTTACAAGAAAATGTTACTGATATTCCGATTTTAAAACACACGAACAAACAATCTCAACCCAAAGAATAAAGAAAACCCAAGGtaacatcaaaacaaacaacGAAAAAAGGTCAAGTATCTgttactttattatttttaacattACAGAGAAAGGAAGTTATCAATACTATTATCATTTCATATTTCTTTTACTTTTATATTTTAACTACAGGTTTTCTCTTTCACGTATACTTTTCTAAGTAGGTGATACagtcatgtattttttatttgtttttagacatgttcaaaagaaagacacttAAAATGTTTGTTAACAT is a window of Syngnathus typhle isolate RoL2023-S1 ecotype Sweden linkage group LG1, RoL_Styp_1.0, whole genome shotgun sequence DNA encoding:
- the tlx2 gene encoding T-cell leukemia homeobox protein 2 isoform X3; this encodes MEHTGIEEVNQTHQQQQQQQQHEPISFGIDQILNSSDQSQGGCMLPNRTGEPEYAALAAASNAVYGNGYGGVYNPACSMGLAGSYNVNMNMNVSMNMNVNVNSAAGAAGAGAGGVIRVPAHRPMPPPPPPPPNSAAGGAHQTPPGLGMGPMGNTNFTFPWMENSRRFAKDRLTAALSPFSVTRRIGHPYQNRTPPKRKKPRTSFSRVQICELEKRFHRQKYLASAERATLAKALKMTDAQVKTWFQNRRTKWRRQTAEEREAERQQANRLMLQLQQEAFQKTLSQPLQPDPLCLHNSSLYALQNLQPWADDNKVTSVTSVASVV